A stretch of Myceligenerans xiligouense DNA encodes these proteins:
- the nuoN gene encoding NADH-quinone oxidoreductase subunit NuoN, with amino-acid sequence MVDITAFAAPEIEWAALAPLLIVLGTGVVGVLVEAFVPDRARRTTQIVLTLVALAGALVAVGLLWGRLQQTLTGAADDEAALNPEVLGGTLFLTPFALGAQGIIVILAFLGVLVVADRTSSGEDAFAPTAAAVPGTHYEDLAREAGLRQTEIYPLLLFAAGGMMLFASTDDLIVMFIALEVLSLPLYVMCATARRRRLLSQEAAAKYFLLGAFASALFIFGVALIYGFGGTVIGLLTQGGTAPPVGERFVGVRLADVSTAAQQVAQTGGLPEGMTTLYLAGVVLVVVGLLFKVGAVPFHAWTPDVYTGAPTPITGFMAAATKAAAVVALVQVLWRAGFGMPPHVIEQLQLAVVVIAVLTMAVGTVVGAVQTDVKRLLAYSSIAHAGFLVTGVVGFATLVDGGAVVSVSQAGGVVTYAGDVIPGILFYLVAYGVATVGAFAVVTLVRDRSADGVLLGEATDLAAWRGLGRRAPWLTAAFSLFLLSMAGIPLTAGFVAKFGVFSAAVSAGYWWLAVVGVLASVVAVAFYVRVIVIMVMTPSNDDMSAAARAAAADRGGAGDTTGAAAEAHGDRATGAVTPAAGDLGGRRTDVEGAAVQESSVATVTVFGEEHEEAAETTVADAVVVGSRGPAAVAITLCALATLLLGLFPSPVLELAEQATRFAP; translated from the coding sequence ATGGTTGATATCACCGCGTTCGCGGCTCCCGAGATCGAGTGGGCCGCACTGGCGCCGCTCCTGATCGTGCTGGGCACCGGCGTGGTCGGCGTGCTGGTCGAGGCGTTCGTGCCGGATCGTGCCCGCCGTACGACGCAGATCGTGCTCACCCTCGTGGCCCTGGCCGGCGCGCTCGTCGCCGTGGGCCTGCTGTGGGGCAGGCTCCAGCAGACCCTGACCGGGGCCGCCGACGACGAGGCGGCGCTCAACCCGGAGGTGCTGGGCGGCACGCTGTTCCTCACCCCGTTCGCGCTCGGGGCGCAGGGGATCATCGTGATCCTCGCGTTCCTCGGCGTGCTCGTGGTGGCCGACCGGACCTCGTCGGGCGAGGACGCCTTCGCCCCCACCGCCGCCGCGGTGCCCGGCACGCACTACGAGGACCTGGCCCGCGAGGCGGGCCTGCGGCAGACCGAGATCTACCCGCTGCTCCTCTTCGCGGCCGGCGGCATGATGCTGTTCGCCTCGACGGACGACCTCATCGTCATGTTCATCGCGCTCGAGGTGCTGTCGCTCCCGCTGTACGTGATGTGCGCGACGGCGCGCCGGCGCCGGCTCCTGTCCCAGGAGGCCGCGGCCAAGTACTTCCTGCTGGGCGCGTTCGCCTCCGCACTGTTCATCTTCGGCGTGGCGCTGATCTACGGGTTCGGCGGGACGGTGATCGGGCTGCTGACGCAAGGCGGCACAGCCCCTCCGGTCGGCGAACGGTTCGTGGGCGTGCGGCTCGCCGACGTCTCCACCGCGGCGCAGCAGGTCGCCCAGACCGGCGGCCTGCCCGAGGGCATGACCACGCTGTACCTGGCCGGCGTCGTGCTCGTCGTCGTGGGACTGCTGTTCAAGGTCGGGGCGGTGCCGTTCCACGCCTGGACGCCCGACGTGTACACGGGGGCACCCACCCCGATCACCGGCTTCATGGCCGCGGCCACCAAGGCCGCCGCCGTGGTGGCCCTGGTGCAGGTGCTGTGGCGGGCGGGCTTCGGGATGCCGCCCCACGTGATCGAGCAGCTCCAGCTCGCGGTGGTCGTCATCGCCGTGCTGACCATGGCGGTCGGCACCGTGGTGGGCGCCGTGCAGACCGACGTGAAGCGGCTGCTCGCCTACTCGTCGATCGCGCACGCCGGCTTCCTGGTGACGGGCGTCGTCGGGTTCGCGACGCTGGTGGACGGCGGCGCCGTCGTCTCCGTCAGCCAGGCAGGCGGCGTCGTCACCTATGCGGGCGACGTCATCCCGGGCATCCTCTTCTACCTGGTGGCCTACGGTGTCGCGACGGTCGGTGCGTTCGCCGTCGTCACGCTGGTGCGCGACCGGTCCGCCGACGGCGTGCTCCTCGGCGAGGCCACCGACCTGGCCGCCTGGCGCGGCCTGGGACGCCGGGCGCCGTGGCTGACCGCCGCGTTCTCGCTGTTCCTGCTGTCGATGGCGGGCATCCCGCTGACGGCCGGGTTCGTGGCCAAGTTCGGCGTGTTCTCGGCGGCCGTCTCCGCGGGGTACTGGTGGCTCGCGGTGGTCGGCGTGCTGGCCTCCGTGGTCGCGGTAGCCTTCTACGTCCGGGTCATCGTCATCATGGTGATGACGCCCAGCAACGACGACATGTCGGCCGCCGCCCGTGCCGCCGCCGCGGACCGGGGCGGTGCCGGGGACACCACCGGCGCGGCCGCCGAGGCCCACGGTGACCGGGCCACGGGCGCCGTAACCCCGGCGGCCGGCGACCTCGGGGGCCGGCGCACGGACGTCGAGGGAGCCGCGGTCCAGGAGAGCTCGGTGGCCACCGTGACCGTCTTCGGCGAGGAGCACGAGGAGGCGGCCGAGACGACCGTCGCCGACGCCGTCGTCGTCGGTTCGCGGGGGCCGGCCGCCGTGGCGATCACCCTGTGCGCGCTGGCGACGCTCCTGCTCGGGCTGTTCCCCTCGCCGGTCCTGGAACTGGCCGAGCAGGCCACGCGGTTCGCCCCGTGA
- a CDS encoding NADH-quinone oxidoreductase subunit M, which yields MTFPWLTTLVVFPLVAAAAVWLPGLVRTRRGSAGGAGLAKTTALGAALVEVLLLIGAFVEFDTATAAEYQLSETYAWIPQIGASYALGVDGVSLLLVALAVVLVPLVLAAAWREQGDNGLHLRRYTALVLILEALMVAVFAARDVFLFYVLFEAVLIPAYFLIGGFGQGPRRRRAAVKFLMFSLAGGLIMLAAVIALYFQVPVDPETGLRPEDAFLTANLTGLELDPVAGRLLFAGFFIAFAIKAPLVPVHTWLPDVVGNATPGTSTLLIGVLDKIGTFGMLTLCLPLFPEASRWAAPLVIGLAVVSVLYGAIAAIGQTDLLRMVGWTSVSHFGFIILGIFTFTELGTAGSAFMMLNHGLAIGALFLTAGFLITRHPTRSQVITDYSGLRTVTPVLAGTFLVAGLATLSLPGLATFASEIMVIVGAYGAAPGWTLAAVPGVVLAALYILLTYQKMFTGAVAEGLDRMPDIGSRERLVAAPLVVALLVLGLVPQLALDYVDASATRTVAVVEAVDDGADDAGASPEGNE from the coding sequence ATGACCTTTCCCTGGCTGACCACGCTCGTGGTGTTCCCGCTGGTCGCCGCCGCGGCCGTGTGGCTGCCCGGTCTCGTGCGGACGCGGCGCGGCAGCGCCGGCGGTGCGGGCCTGGCCAAGACGACGGCGCTCGGCGCCGCACTCGTCGAGGTGCTCCTGCTGATCGGGGCGTTCGTCGAGTTCGACACGGCGACCGCCGCCGAGTACCAGCTCTCCGAGACCTACGCGTGGATCCCGCAGATCGGCGCGTCCTACGCTCTCGGGGTCGACGGCGTGAGCCTCCTGCTGGTCGCGCTCGCCGTCGTGCTGGTGCCGCTCGTGCTGGCCGCCGCCTGGCGCGAGCAGGGCGACAACGGCTTGCACCTGCGCCGGTACACGGCGCTCGTGCTCATCCTCGAGGCCCTCATGGTCGCGGTCTTCGCGGCACGCGACGTGTTCCTGTTCTACGTGCTGTTCGAGGCGGTGCTCATCCCGGCGTACTTCCTGATCGGCGGGTTCGGGCAGGGCCCGCGGCGCCGCCGGGCCGCCGTGAAGTTCCTGATGTTCTCGCTCGCGGGCGGGCTCATCATGCTGGCCGCGGTGATCGCCCTCTACTTCCAGGTGCCGGTGGACCCGGAGACGGGCCTGCGGCCCGAGGACGCCTTCCTCACGGCGAACCTCACCGGGCTCGAGCTCGACCCGGTCGCCGGGCGGCTGCTGTTCGCCGGGTTCTTCATCGCGTTCGCCATCAAGGCTCCGCTGGTCCCGGTGCACACCTGGCTGCCGGACGTGGTCGGCAACGCCACGCCGGGCACGTCGACCCTGCTGATCGGTGTCCTGGACAAGATCGGCACCTTCGGGATGCTGACCCTCTGCCTGCCGCTGTTCCCGGAGGCGTCCCGCTGGGCCGCCCCGCTGGTGATCGGGCTCGCGGTGGTGTCCGTGCTGTACGGCGCGATCGCGGCGATCGGGCAGACCGACCTGTTGCGGATGGTGGGCTGGACCTCGGTGAGCCACTTCGGCTTCATCATCCTGGGCATCTTCACGTTCACCGAGCTCGGCACGGCCGGGTCGGCGTTCATGATGCTGAACCACGGCCTGGCGATCGGCGCGCTGTTCCTCACCGCCGGGTTCCTCATCACGCGGCACCCGACCAGGTCGCAGGTCATCACGGACTACAGCGGCCTGCGCACCGTCACGCCGGTGCTCGCCGGGACGTTCCTCGTGGCGGGGCTCGCGACGCTGTCGCTGCCGGGCCTGGCGACGTTCGCCTCGGAGATCATGGTGATCGTCGGGGCCTACGGCGCCGCGCCGGGATGGACGCTGGCGGCCGTGCCCGGCGTCGTGCTGGCCGCGCTGTACATCCTGCTCACCTACCAGAAGATGTTCACCGGCGCCGTCGCCGAGGGGCTGGACCGGATGCCCGACATCGGCTCGCGCGAGCGGCTCGTCGCCGCGCCGCTCGTGGTCGCGCTGCTCGTGCTCGGCCTCGTGCCGCAGCTCGCGCTGGACTACGTGGACGCGTCGGCGACCCGGACGGTCGCCGTCGTCGAGGCCGTGGACGACGGCGCGGACGACGCCGGCGCCTCCCCGGAAGGGAATGAGTGA
- the nuoL gene encoding NADH-quinone oxidoreductase subunit L: MIGYAPWLVGFPLIGAAILLLGGRALDKWGHWIGVLASSASAVLGIWLLFRMIGADPAERVADQRLWTWMSAGGLDVDLGLRLDPLSMTFVMLVTFVGTLIHFYSVEYMAHDAHRRRFFAYLNLFIAAMLVLVLADSYLVLFVGWEGVGLASYLLIGFWDHKRPNAVAAKKAFVMNRVGDMGLIVAMALLFAHTGALDFSTLFDAGDAGAGEGLAEATGAVSTLDQGTATAVGLALLLAACGKSAQFPLQAWLGDAMAGPTPVSALIHAATMVTAGVYLLVRSGPILDAAPTAQLVIVIVGTVTLIFGAIVGCAKDDIKKALAASTMSQIGYMMLAAGLGPVGYAFAIFHLLTHGFFKAGLFLGAGSVMHGMNDEVNMRGFGALRRVMPLTAWSMFFGWLAILGIPPFSGFWSKDKIIEAAFTGEGWQPWVFGGAALIGAGVTAFYMTRLMTMTFWGRPRWTEPEYHPHESPALMVWPQVILAVGSIALGGVLAFGNIFTTWLEPSVGHVEHHEPVLAVPVLMGATIAVVVLGALTGYAMYRRDVPAEAPRGSVLTRAARRDLFQDTVNEGLVMKPGQGVTTALVIADTGVVERGWGALAAGLATLGAWMRRAQTGYVRAYAASMAAGVLIIGAVIVLVAILGPTAGA; encoded by the coding sequence GTGATCGGGTATGCCCCCTGGCTGGTGGGCTTCCCCCTGATCGGCGCGGCGATCCTGCTGCTGGGCGGGCGCGCGCTGGACAAGTGGGGGCACTGGATCGGCGTGCTCGCCTCCAGTGCCTCGGCGGTGCTGGGGATCTGGCTGCTGTTCCGCATGATCGGCGCGGACCCCGCCGAGCGGGTCGCCGACCAGCGCCTGTGGACGTGGATGTCCGCGGGCGGCCTGGACGTGGACCTCGGGCTGCGTCTCGACCCTCTGTCGATGACCTTCGTGATGCTGGTGACCTTCGTGGGCACGCTCATCCACTTCTACTCCGTGGAGTACATGGCGCACGACGCGCACCGGCGCCGCTTCTTCGCGTACCTGAACCTGTTCATCGCGGCGATGCTGGTGCTCGTGCTGGCCGACTCCTACCTGGTGCTGTTCGTCGGCTGGGAGGGTGTGGGCCTGGCGTCCTACCTGCTCATCGGGTTCTGGGACCACAAGCGGCCCAACGCGGTGGCCGCGAAGAAGGCGTTCGTGATGAACCGGGTGGGCGACATGGGGCTGATCGTCGCCATGGCGCTGCTGTTCGCGCACACGGGCGCGCTCGACTTCTCGACCCTGTTCGACGCCGGTGACGCGGGCGCGGGCGAAGGCCTGGCCGAGGCCACCGGCGCGGTGAGCACGCTCGACCAGGGCACCGCCACCGCCGTCGGCCTGGCCCTGCTGCTGGCCGCGTGCGGCAAGTCGGCGCAGTTCCCGCTGCAGGCGTGGCTCGGCGACGCGATGGCCGGCCCGACGCCGGTCTCCGCCCTCATCCACGCCGCCACGATGGTCACCGCGGGCGTCTACCTGCTGGTGCGCTCCGGCCCGATCCTCGATGCCGCGCCCACGGCGCAGCTCGTCATCGTGATCGTCGGGACGGTGACCCTGATCTTCGGGGCGATCGTCGGCTGCGCCAAGGACGACATCAAGAAGGCGCTGGCCGCCTCGACGATGTCGCAGATCGGGTACATGATGCTGGCGGCCGGGCTCGGCCCGGTGGGCTACGCCTTCGCGATCTTCCACCTGCTCACGCACGGCTTCTTCAAGGCGGGCCTGTTCCTCGGCGCCGGCTCGGTGATGCACGGCATGAACGACGAGGTGAACATGCGTGGGTTCGGCGCGCTGCGCCGCGTCATGCCGCTGACCGCGTGGTCGATGTTCTTCGGCTGGCTCGCGATCCTCGGCATCCCGCCGTTCTCCGGGTTCTGGAGCAAGGACAAGATCATCGAGGCGGCCTTCACCGGCGAGGGCTGGCAGCCCTGGGTGTTCGGCGGGGCCGCGCTGATCGGCGCCGGTGTCACCGCGTTCTACATGACCCGCCTCATGACCATGACGTTCTGGGGGCGGCCGCGCTGGACCGAGCCCGAGTACCACCCGCACGAGTCGCCGGCGCTGATGGTCTGGCCGCAGGTGATCCTCGCGGTCGGGTCGATCGCGCTGGGCGGCGTGCTCGCTTTCGGCAACATCTTCACCACCTGGCTGGAGCCCAGCGTGGGGCACGTCGAGCACCACGAGCCGGTGCTGGCGGTCCCCGTGCTGATGGGCGCCACCATCGCCGTCGTCGTCCTCGGGGCGCTGACCGGGTACGCCATGTACCGGCGCGACGTGCCCGCCGAGGCACCGCGCGGGTCGGTGCTGACCCGTGCCGCACGGCGCGACCTCTTCCAGGACACGGTCAACGAGGGCCTCGTCATGAAGCCCGGCCAGGGTGTCACGACGGCGCTCGTCATCGCGGACACGGGCGTCGTCGAGCGCGGCTGGGGTGCCCTTGCCGCAGGCCTCGCGACCCTCGGCGCCTGGATGCGCCGGGCACAGACCGGGTACGTGCGCGCGTACGCCGCCTCCATGGCGGCGGGCGTGCTGATCATCGGCGCGGTGATCGTGCTCGTCGCGATCCTCGGGCCGACGGCCGGAGCGTAA
- the nuoK gene encoding NADH-quinone oxidoreductase subunit NuoK gives MDITNYVVLACILFAIGATTVLLRRNAIVVFMGVELMLNATNLAFVTFARIHGDLTGQVLAFFVMVVAAAEVVVGLAIIVTIFRTRRSASVDDVNLLKG, from the coding sequence ATGGACATCACCAACTACGTCGTCCTGGCGTGCATCCTCTTCGCGATCGGCGCGACGACGGTGCTGCTGCGCCGCAACGCGATCGTGGTCTTCATGGGTGTGGAGCTCATGCTCAACGCGACCAACCTCGCCTTCGTGACGTTCGCCCGGATTCACGGCGACCTCACGGGGCAGGTGCTCGCCTTCTTCGTCATGGTCGTGGCCGCCGCCGAGGTCGTGGTGGGCCTGGCGATCATCGTGACGATCTTCCGCACCCGCCGTTCGGCCTCGGTCGACGACGTCAACCTGCTCAAAGGCTGA
- a CDS encoding NADH-quinone oxidoreductase subunit J gives MTPDMAGLTTTGGEAFLFWVLAPLMVLAALGLLFVRRAVHAALCIVFVMVSLAIMYIASSAPFLGVVQVVVYTGAVMMLFLFVLMLVGVDASDSLTETIRGQRWIGLLLGLGLAIVLIGVVSQATFRAGTPLTEDQVANPVGLARVLFGDYVLAMEAVGVLLVTAAMGALVLTHRRRLQPKRTQRYVAEERVKALAEGGTLTPLPAPGVYAQTNAMDVPALGPDGRPLEQSVSRVLRIRGQEKAAPASLVETRPPGQVSTAGTGTDGGEDA, from the coding sequence ATGACGCCCGACATGGCCGGGTTGACGACGACCGGCGGCGAGGCGTTCCTCTTCTGGGTGCTCGCGCCCCTCATGGTGCTCGCCGCGCTCGGGCTGCTGTTCGTCCGGCGCGCCGTGCACGCCGCCCTGTGCATCGTGTTCGTCATGGTGAGCCTCGCCATCATGTACATCGCCTCCTCGGCGCCGTTCCTCGGCGTCGTCCAGGTGGTCGTGTACACGGGCGCCGTGATGATGCTGTTCCTGTTCGTGCTGATGCTGGTCGGCGTCGACGCGTCCGACTCGCTCACCGAGACGATCCGCGGGCAGCGCTGGATCGGGCTGCTCCTCGGGCTCGGGCTGGCGATCGTGCTGATCGGCGTGGTCTCGCAGGCCACGTTCCGGGCGGGCACGCCGCTGACCGAGGATCAGGTCGCCAACCCGGTGGGGCTGGCGCGCGTCCTGTTCGGCGACTACGTGCTCGCGATGGAGGCCGTCGGCGTGCTGCTGGTCACCGCCGCGATGGGCGCGCTCGTGCTGACCCACCGGCGCCGGCTCCAGCCCAAGCGGACGCAGCGGTACGTCGCCGAGGAGCGGGTCAAGGCGCTCGCCGAGGGCGGCACGCTCACCCCGCTGCCCGCACCGGGTGTGTACGCGCAGACCAACGCGATGGACGTGCCGGCGCTCGGCCCGGACGGGCGTCCGCTGGAGCAGTCCGTGTCGCGGGTGCTGCGCATCCGCGGTCAGGAGAAGGCGGCTCCGGCGTCGCTGGTCGAGACGCGGCCCCCGGGTCAGGTCTCGACGGCCGGGACCGGCACCGACGGCGGGGAGGACGCCTGA
- the nuoI gene encoding NADH-quinone oxidoreductase subunit NuoI, with translation MTDDRHDETGYQPLRPQAKGLGEFLAPVAGFGVTFASMFKPTVTEEYPRKKVAPQGRYHGRHQLNRYADGLEKCIGCELCAWACPADAIYVEGASNADLPENADAAPGTLDADSSAGARISPGERYGRVYQINYLRCIFCGLCIEACPTRALTMSNDYELAGNSREGMIYEKQDLLAPLSEGMLAAPHPMAEGTTDTDYYRGDVLGATQAQVDWVREHRPDDETLAGAEAVATGTRPGPASRQHELRPDAGPGEAEKAAGAAAVGAVRAPAGADANVPAVRGSEPGTPEPGGTGRGTR, from the coding sequence ATGACCGATGACAGGCACGACGAGACCGGCTACCAGCCGCTACGTCCCCAGGCCAAGGGCCTGGGGGAGTTCCTCGCCCCCGTCGCGGGCTTCGGGGTCACGTTCGCCTCGATGTTCAAGCCGACGGTGACCGAGGAGTACCCGCGCAAGAAGGTGGCGCCCCAGGGCCGCTACCACGGCCGCCACCAGCTCAACCGGTACGCCGACGGGCTGGAGAAGTGCATCGGCTGTGAGCTGTGCGCCTGGGCCTGCCCGGCCGACGCGATCTACGTGGAGGGCGCGTCCAACGCGGACCTGCCGGAGAACGCCGACGCCGCGCCGGGAACGCTCGACGCGGACTCATCGGCCGGGGCGCGCATCAGCCCCGGTGAGCGGTACGGGCGCGTCTACCAGATCAACTACCTGCGCTGCATCTTCTGCGGGCTGTGCATCGAGGCGTGCCCCACGCGGGCCCTGACGATGTCCAACGACTACGAGCTCGCCGGGAACTCGCGCGAGGGCATGATCTACGAGAAGCAGGACCTGCTGGCACCGCTCAGCGAGGGCATGCTCGCCGCTCCGCACCCCATGGCCGAGGGCACCACCGACACCGACTACTACCGGGGCGACGTCCTCGGCGCCACGCAGGCCCAGGTCGACTGGGTCCGTGAGCACCGGCCCGACGACGAGACCCTGGCCGGAGCGGAGGCCGTGGCCACCGGGACGCGGCCGGGCCCCGCGTCCCGGCAGCACGAGCTGCGGCCCGACGCCGGTCCGGGCGAGGCGGAGAAGGCCGCGGGCGCGGCCGCCGTCGGAGCGGTCCGCGCGCCGGCCGGCGCCGACGCGAACGTGCCCGCGGTCCGCGGGTCCGAGCCGGGGACGCCGGAGCCCGGCGGCACGGGAAGGGGAACGCGATGA
- the nuoH gene encoding NADH-quinone oxidoreductase subunit NuoH: MNGVILAAEGGVAADFSAEPVLASVVKAVLIVVFLLTSVLFAIWFERKVVAKMQLRPGPNWHGPKGLLQSLADAMKLLLKEDVNVTRADRVVYLLAPMLSVSASLLVFAVIPFGPTVTIPFTDFSTPAQLTDFPVAVLYILAAASVGVYGIVLGGWSSGSTYPLLGAVRSTAQVISYELAMGLSLVSVFIMAGSMSTSQIVNSQTQIWWFIPLAPAFVVYIISMVGETNRLPFDLPEAEGELVSGYMTEYSSMKFAWFFLAEYINMLNVSAVAVTLFLGGWRAPVPDGFLGDALNTGWLPIVWFLVKVWAVMFFFVWVRGTLLRLRYDQFMIFGWKVLIPVALGWVVVLGGVQWALTVAALPRSTFLYVAAGVVVLVLLPMLFWPEKRRRPEPAEPETIDAFAGGYPVPPLPGQKLPASERFGKEVAGNDR; encoded by the coding sequence ATGAACGGGGTGATCCTCGCCGCCGAAGGCGGCGTGGCCGCCGACTTCTCGGCCGAGCCGGTCCTCGCGTCCGTGGTCAAGGCGGTGCTGATCGTCGTCTTCCTGCTGACGTCGGTGCTGTTCGCGATCTGGTTCGAGCGCAAGGTCGTGGCGAAGATGCAGCTGCGTCCCGGGCCGAACTGGCACGGGCCGAAGGGTCTGCTCCAGTCGCTGGCCGACGCGATGAAGCTGCTGCTCAAGGAGGACGTCAACGTCACGCGGGCGGACCGGGTGGTCTATCTGCTGGCGCCGATGCTGTCCGTGTCGGCCTCGCTCCTGGTGTTCGCGGTGATCCCGTTCGGGCCGACCGTCACCATCCCGTTCACGGACTTCTCGACGCCGGCGCAGCTCACGGACTTCCCGGTGGCGGTGCTCTACATCCTCGCGGCCGCGAGCGTGGGCGTGTACGGCATCGTGCTCGGTGGCTGGTCCTCCGGGTCGACGTACCCGCTGCTCGGCGCGGTGCGTTCCACGGCGCAGGTGATCAGCTACGAGCTCGCCATGGGGCTGAGCCTGGTCAGCGTGTTCATCATGGCGGGGTCGATGTCGACGTCGCAGATCGTGAACAGCCAGACCCAGATCTGGTGGTTCATCCCGCTGGCCCCGGCGTTCGTCGTCTACATCATCTCGATGGTGGGCGAGACCAACCGGCTGCCGTTCGACCTGCCGGAGGCCGAGGGCGAGCTCGTGTCCGGGTACATGACCGAGTACTCGTCGATGAAGTTCGCCTGGTTCTTCCTGGCCGAGTACATCAACATGCTCAACGTCTCGGCCGTGGCCGTGACGCTGTTCCTGGGCGGCTGGCGGGCGCCCGTCCCGGACGGGTTCCTGGGGGACGCGCTGAACACGGGCTGGCTGCCCATCGTCTGGTTCCTCGTCAAGGTGTGGGCCGTGATGTTCTTCTTCGTGTGGGTGCGCGGCACGCTGCTGCGCCTGCGCTACGACCAGTTCATGATCTTCGGCTGGAAGGTGCTCATCCCGGTCGCTCTCGGCTGGGTCGTGGTGCTGGGTGGCGTGCAGTGGGCGCTGACCGTCGCCGCCCTGCCGCGCTCGACGTTCCTCTACGTCGCGGCCGGCGTGGTCGTGCTCGTGCTCCTCCCGATGCTGTTCTGGCCCGAGAAGCGCCGCCGGCCGGAACCGGCCGAGCCCGAGACCATCGACGCCTTCGCCGGCGGCTACCCGGTGCCGCCGCTGCCCGGGCAGAAGCTTCCCGCCTCCGAGCGGTTCGGAAAGGAGGTCGCCGGCAATGACCGATGA